Proteins from a single region of Candidatus Amarolinea dominans:
- a CDS encoding iron ABC transporter permease, with protein MRKWNLGWVSWTPLAFLAVFFFYPLFEILRLSLAPEGKLDLAPLAALVQQPYYGRVLWFTTWQAVISTLLTLALGLPAAYVFARYTFPGKTLLRALSTIPFVMPTVVVAAAFSALLGPNGAVNRWLMQALHLGQPPLQLQQTIWMILLAHVFYNATIVLRMVGGFWANLDPRLEQAAAVLGASRWRAFREITLPLLLPSLTAAGLLIFLFCFTSFGVILILGGPRFATLEVEIYRQAVNLFRLPMAAALALVQMVLTFAIMALYTRMQARNVVVLNFKPQQATQRRIRGWRQFAVVGSGITLLFWLLLAPLAALIVRSVSTPGGVSLAYYQALFINQRQSILFVPPVAAMRNSLIFALLTLALALILGVLSAYLLARPRLRVSAWLDPIFMLPLGASAVTLGLGFLVALDAPPLNLRASPLLVPLAHTLVALPFVIRSLLPVLRGLNPHLREAAAVQGASPRRVWREVDLPMLAPALIVGAVFAVTVSLGEFGATALIARPETPTLPLVIYRFLGQPGAQNYGQALAASTLLMLVCAAGFILLERVRYEEVGEF; from the coding sequence ATGAGAAAATGGAACCTGGGTTGGGTATCATGGACGCCGTTGGCGTTCCTGGCCGTCTTTTTCTTCTACCCTTTGTTCGAGATTCTGCGCCTCAGCCTGGCGCCGGAGGGCAAACTCGACCTGGCGCCCCTGGCCGCGCTGGTGCAGCAGCCCTACTATGGCCGCGTGCTTTGGTTCACCACCTGGCAAGCGGTCATCTCCACCCTGCTGACCCTGGCCCTGGGGTTGCCCGCGGCCTATGTTTTCGCCCGCTACACCTTTCCCGGTAAGACGCTGCTGCGGGCGCTGAGCACGATCCCGTTCGTCATGCCGACGGTGGTAGTGGCCGCGGCCTTCAGCGCGCTGCTTGGCCCCAACGGCGCCGTCAACCGCTGGCTCATGCAGGCCCTGCACCTGGGCCAACCGCCGCTGCAGCTCCAGCAGACGATCTGGATGATCCTGCTGGCGCACGTTTTCTACAACGCCACCATCGTCCTGCGCATGGTGGGCGGCTTTTGGGCCAACCTGGACCCGCGCCTGGAACAGGCCGCGGCCGTGCTGGGCGCCAGTCGCTGGCGCGCCTTCCGCGAGATTACACTTCCCCTGCTGCTGCCCTCGCTGACCGCGGCTGGCCTGCTGATCTTTCTCTTCTGCTTCACCAGTTTCGGCGTCATCCTGATCCTGGGCGGGCCGCGCTTCGCCACCCTGGAGGTCGAAATCTATCGGCAGGCGGTCAACCTGTTTCGCCTGCCGATGGCCGCGGCGCTGGCGCTGGTGCAGATGGTTCTCACCTTCGCCATCATGGCGCTCTACACCCGCATGCAAGCCCGCAACGTCGTGGTGCTCAACTTCAAGCCACAGCAGGCCACGCAGCGTCGCATCCGCGGCTGGCGCCAGTTCGCCGTGGTAGGCAGCGGCATCACGCTGCTCTTCTGGCTGCTTCTGGCCCCCCTGGCCGCGTTGATCGTGCGCTCTGTCAGCACACCGGGCGGCGTCAGCCTGGCCTACTACCAGGCGCTGTTCATCAATCAACGCCAATCCATCCTCTTTGTGCCGCCGGTTGCCGCGATGCGCAACTCCCTGATCTTCGCCCTGCTGACGCTGGCCCTGGCGCTGATCCTCGGCGTGCTCAGCGCCTACCTGCTGGCCCGCCCGCGCCTGCGCGTCAGCGCCTGGCTCGACCCGATCTTCATGCTGCCCTTGGGCGCCTCGGCCGTCACCCTCGGCCTGGGCTTCCTGGTCGCCCTGGACGCACCGCCGCTCAATCTGCGCGCCTCGCCTCTGCTGGTGCCGCTGGCCCACACCCTGGTGGCCCTGCCGTTCGTCATTCGCAGCCTGCTGCCGGTGTTGCGCGGCCTCAACCCGCACCTGCGTGAAGCGGCCGCGGTGCAAGGCGCTTCTCCGCGCCGTGTCTGGCGCGAGGTTGACCTGCCGATGCTGGCGCCGGCGCTGATCGTGGGCGCGGTGTTTGCCGTCACCGTCTCCCTGGGCGAATTCGGCGCCACCGCGCTCATCGCCCGGCCAGAGACCCCAACCCTGCCGCTGGTCATCTACCGCTTCCTGGGCCAACCAGGCGCGCAAAACTACGGCCAGGCCCTGGCCGCCAGCACTCTCCTCATGCTCGTCTGCGCCGCCGGCTTCATCCTTCTGGAGCGGGTGAGATATGAGGAAGTGGGGGAGTTTTAG
- a CDS encoding ABC transporter ATP-binding protein, protein MLIIDGVSKAFGPTRVLHEVSATVTSGEIACLLGPSGCGKTTLLRIVAGLEQADQGTISYAGQDLAGVAVHRRGFGLMFQDFALFPHRNVADNVAFGLRMQGLAPVDRRRRVAEMLTLVNLPGYGQRRVHELSGGEQQRVALARSLAPQPQFLMLDEPLGALDRTLRAGLLGELRTILKQVGLSALYVTHDQQEAFAIADQVLIMSQGQIVQRGAPEAVYQQPANRFVAQFLGLSNLIAGRWAVGPQGAVLQTDLGPLRLSPALSDAAQAGDAVMLLIRPEAAAIVPIRASGPNIVHGQVLRRTFRGGHYAIEFQAEGLATPLQLELPLAEAVMGGAHLSLALAPSALTLILA, encoded by the coding sequence ATGTTGATTATAGATGGGGTATCGAAGGCGTTTGGGCCGACGCGGGTGCTGCATGAAGTTTCGGCGACCGTGACAAGCGGGGAAATCGCCTGCCTGTTGGGGCCGAGCGGCTGCGGTAAGACGACGCTGCTGCGCATCGTGGCCGGGCTGGAACAGGCAGATCAGGGCACGATCAGCTACGCCGGTCAGGACCTGGCGGGGGTGGCGGTGCATCGCCGCGGCTTCGGGCTGATGTTCCAGGATTTTGCCCTCTTTCCGCATCGCAACGTGGCCGACAACGTCGCTTTTGGCCTGCGCATGCAGGGCCTGGCGCCGGTTGATAGGCGCCGGCGCGTGGCTGAGATGCTGACGCTCGTCAACCTGCCGGGCTACGGCCAGCGCCGCGTGCATGAACTATCGGGCGGCGAACAGCAGCGGGTGGCCCTGGCACGCAGCCTGGCGCCGCAGCCCCAGTTTCTCATGCTCGACGAACCGCTCGGCGCGCTCGACCGCACCTTGCGCGCCGGCCTGCTGGGCGAACTGCGCACCATACTCAAGCAGGTGGGCCTGAGCGCGCTCTACGTCACGCACGACCAGCAGGAGGCCTTTGCCATCGCCGACCAGGTGCTCATCATGAGCCAGGGGCAAATCGTACAGCGCGGTGCGCCTGAGGCGGTCTATCAGCAACCGGCCAACCGCTTCGTGGCCCAGTTCCTGGGTCTCAGCAATCTGATCGCCGGACGCTGGGCGGTTGGCCCCCAGGGCGCAGTGCTGCAGACCGACCTCGGCCCCTTGCGGCTCTCTCCGGCCTTGAGCGACGCGGCGCAGGCTGGTGACGCGGTCATGCTGTTGATCCGGCCGGAAGCCGCGGCCATCGTGCCCATCCGCGCGTCAGGGCCGAACATCGTCCATGGCCAGGTGCTGCGGCGCACCTTCCGCGGCGGTCACTACGCCATCGAGTTCCAGGCTGAAGGGCTGGCAACGCCCCTCCAGTTGGAACTGCCGCTGGCCGAAGCAGTGATGGGCGGCGCCCATCTCAGCCTGGCCCTGGCGCCCAGCGCGCTCACGCTGATCCTGGCGTGA
- the ssb gene encoding single-stranded DNA-binding protein → MWQKITIVGNLGSDPDMRYTPSGVPVTSFSVAVNRKVKLQDGSLQDKTTWFRVTAWRQLAETCSQYLSKGRMVLIEGEVEASAYMAQDGTPRASLELTARDVRFLGNRTDAPVAGAGTGASAASAGSGGGAYNAAPQRAAPRPASTAPGAPGSFGPPPPEIHDEEIPF, encoded by the coding sequence ATGTGGCAGAAGATCACGATCGTCGGTAACCTCGGTTCCGACCCGGACATGCGTTACACCCCCAGCGGCGTCCCCGTCACCAGTTTTAGCGTCGCCGTCAACCGCAAAGTCAAGCTGCAGGATGGCTCGTTGCAGGACAAAACCACCTGGTTTCGCGTCACGGCCTGGCGGCAACTGGCCGAAACATGCAGTCAGTACCTGAGCAAAGGGCGCATGGTGCTAATCGAAGGCGAAGTCGAGGCCTCGGCCTATATGGCGCAGGATGGCACACCGCGGGCGTCGCTGGAGTTGACCGCACGTGACGTGCGCTTCCTGGGCAACCGCACAGACGCGCCGGTCGCCGGCGCGGGGACAGGCGCTAGTGCCGCTAGTGCCGGCAGCGGTGGGGGCGCCTACAATGCGGCTCCGCAGCGTGCAGCGCCGCGTCCGGCTTCGACTGCACCTGGCGCGCCGGGCAGCTTTGGCCCGCCGCCGCCTGAAATCCACGACGAAGAAATCCCATTCTAA
- a CDS encoding DUF3467 domain-containing protein, producing the protein MSANRPPEAPQPARQFNVEVPSNLELVYSNFAIINHAPSEVMIDFGQLMPNTPQQIRVRARVMLTPMNAKLLLRALSENLVNYERRFGEIKTPQDFDPSQGFLGGVQWKVGNESSEPGAG; encoded by the coding sequence ATGTCAGCCAATCGCCCGCCGGAGGCGCCGCAGCCTGCGCGCCAGTTCAACGTGGAAGTTCCCAGCAACCTTGAGCTTGTCTATTCCAACTTTGCCATCATCAACCATGCACCGTCGGAGGTGATGATTGACTTCGGACAGTTGATGCCCAACACACCACAGCAGATACGAGTGCGCGCCCGCGTCATGCTCACCCCAATGAACGCCAAGCTGCTCCTGCGCGCCCTGTCTGAAAACCTGGTAAACTACGAGCGCCGTTTTGGCGAGATCAAAACGCCGCAGGACTTCGACCCCAGCCAGGGATTCCTGGGCGGCGTGCAGTGGAAGGTGGGTAATGAGTCAAGCGAACCTGGTGCAGGGTAA